The window CCGTTTGAATCGGTTTAAATTGGACATCAAGGGGAATGACCCATGACTTGATCGCTGACGGAACAAAGGAAAGGGACAGCATCGGAAGCTGAACAGCCAACGGAAACAGCAATATCAATAGATGATATGCCCTGGACCACCATTTAAACGGATGATTGTTTTTCTCTCGAATGAAACTCTTCACATGAAAAACACTTCCCATAAAATATAATACGTTGGTGAACCAGAGCAAGGAAACAATTCCATTCCATTCTCCCGTGCCAATATAAAATGCCATGATTCCAACAATGGACATCCCGCTAATGGCAAAAAAATCATTCCACACGCTTCTTTCATTTCTTATTTTTGCAAAATAGAGATTGATCAGAAGAAAGGGAATAATACTAAGGGCCATTAAGATAAGTCCGGGAAATTTTATGATCGGAAAAAGCCAGAAAAGAAAAGCAACCCCAAAATATATGGACATCCACATCAATAGCTCCTTGTCCCATTTTTTCTGGCGAAACATCATTAAAAGTGGTGTTATTCCTATATAGCCCAAAATTGTTCCGACAAAGGCAAGGATCTGAAAGAAATTGAATCCTCCAATGCCCAGTCCCAATAAAAATGGGACAATAACCATGGCCCATCCACCGTGTTCTCTTGGGATAATGACGTTCATATCGTTCACTCCAATGACTAATATGTTAGATATATCCTATTCTATCCTGAAAATTAACTCGTTGCACGAACCAAAAAAAACAATACAAAACTAACCCTAGGCCTTACAAAATATGGTTAGGGTTGAAGAGCGATGATTCCTATCGTTTGTGTCAAGATGCTTCTGATT is drawn from Microaerobacter geothermalis and contains these coding sequences:
- a CDS encoding YwiC-like family protein codes for the protein MNVIIPREHGGWAMVIVPFLLGLGIGGFNFFQILAFVGTILGYIGITPLLMMFRQKKWDKELLMWMSIYFGVAFLFWLFPIIKFPGLILMALSIIPFLLINLYFAKIRNERSVWNDFFAISGMSIVGIMAFYIGTGEWNGIVSLLWFTNVLYFMGSVFHVKSFIREKNNHPFKWWSRAYHLLILLFPLAVQLPMLSLSFVPSAIKSWVIPLDVQFKPIQTGIIEIVNSFLFVVITIFVFRNYLL